Proteins encoded together in one Coffea arabica cultivar ET-39 chromosome 2c, Coffea Arabica ET-39 HiFi, whole genome shotgun sequence window:
- the LOC113727175 gene encoding uncharacterized protein, with protein MGSSEGIQAAARVYRNLLKAVRKHIGKEEQKAQFSDFIKQEFRNSSSGQQSVDPSFIQQKIKLAHDYTFLLNSVHHHKDLLFSYNIAVDRSDEMKKILGKSAASVGLQLPDVYQP; from the exons ATGGGGTCTTCAGAAGGCATACAAGCAGCAGCTAGAGTGTACAGAAACCTTCTTAAAGCAGTAAGAAAGCATATAGGTAAGGAAGAGCAAAAGGCCCAATTCTCTGACTTCATTAAGCAGGAGTTCAGGAATAGCAGCAGTGGACAACAGTCCGTGGATCCCTCTTTCATTCAGCAAAAGATAAAGCTTGCCCATGATTACACTTTCCTTCTGAACAGTGTCCACCATCATAAG GACTTGCTATTTTCCTATAATATTGCAGTTGACAGATCAGATGAGATGAAAAAAATTCTTGGGAAATCTGCTGCTAGTGTGGGTCTTCAACTTCCTGATGTCTATCAACCTTAA
- the LOC113727176 gene encoding ribulose bisphosphate carboxylase/oxygenase activase, chloroplastic-like, with translation MASSVSTFGAVNRAPLSMNSCSAGTSVPGTAFFGKSLKKVASKVVSPSYSSGNLKIVAEGDEQKQTKKDRWQGLVYDVSDDQQDITRGKGMVDTLFQAPMGAGTHDPVLNSYEYISTGLRQYQLDNNMDGLYIAPAFMDKLVVHISKNFMNLPGIKIPLILGIWGGKGQGKSFQCELVFAKMGINPIMMSAGELESGNAGEPAKLIRQRYREAADRISKGKMCVLFINDLDAGAGRLGDTTQYTVNNQMVNATLMNIADNPTNVQLPGMYNKQENPRVPIIVTGNDFSTLYAPLIRDGRMEKFYWSPTREDRIGVCTGIFRADNVPREDIVKLVDTFPGQSIDFFGAIRSRVYDDEVRNWIGSTGVGNIGKRLVNSREAPPTFEKPKMTLDKLLEYGNMLVQEQENVKRVQLSDRYLKEAALGDANEDAINNGSIYGKAAQQVHVPVPEGCTDPNAANFDPTARSDDGSCMYQD, from the exons ATGGCTTCCTCTGTCTCAACTTTTGGAGCAGTTAATAGAGCTCCG TTGAGCATGAATAGTTGCAGCGCGGGAACATCAGTTCCAGGCACAGCTTTCTTTGGCAAAAGTCTAAAGAAAGTTGCATCCAAAGTAGTCAGCCCCAGTTATTCATCTGGAAATTTGAAGATTGTTGCGGAAGGGGACGAGCAGAAACAGACCAAAAAGGATAGGTGGCAAGGGCTTGTTTACGACGTCTCGGATGATCAACAGGATATTACCAGAGGAAAAGGAATGGTGGACACACTCTTTCAAGCTCCTATGGGTGCTGGCACTCATGATCCAGTCTTGAATTCTTATGAGTATATTAGCACCGGTCTTCGCCA ATATCAATTGGACAACAATATGGATGGCCTATATATTGCTCCTGCTTTCATGGACAAGCTTGTTGTTCACATTAGCAAAAATTTCATGAATCTGCCAGGCATTAAG ATTCCCCTGATTTTGGGCATATGGGGAGGCAAAGGACAGGGAAAGTCATTCCAATGTGAACTTGTATTCGCCAAAATGGGCATCAA CCCCATTATGATGAGTGCTGGAGAACTGGAAAGTGGAAATGCTGGCGAACCAGCAAAATTGATTAGGCAAAGGTACCGCGAGGCAGCAGACAGAATTTCTAAGGGGAAAATGTGCGTCCTCTTCATCAATGATCTTGATGCTGGAGCTGGTAGGCTTGGGGATACCACACAGTATACAGTTAACAACCAGATGGTGAATGCAACTCTGATGAACATTGCTGATAATCCCACCAATGTTCAGCTGCCTGGTATGTACAACAAGCAGGAGAATCCTCGAGTTCCGATCATAGTCACAGGTAATGACTTCTCCACCTTGTACGCCCCTCTCATCCGTGATGGTCGCATGGAGAAATTCTACTGGTCTCCAACCAGAGAAGACAGGATCGGTGTCTGCACCGGTATCTTCCGAGCTGACAATGTACCAAGGGAGGACATCGTGAAACTTGTTGACACCTTCCCTGGACAATCAATTG ATTTCTTCGGTGCCATCAGGTCAAGAGTGTATGATGATGAAGTTAGGAATTGGATTGGAAGCACTGGGGTGGGAAACATTGGAAAGAGGCTGGTGAACTCGAGGGAGGCACCCCCAACCTTTgaaaaaccaaaaatgacaCTTGACAAGCTCCTTGAGTATGGAAACATGCTAGTCCAAGAGCAGGAGAATGTGAAGAGAGTCCAATTATCCGACAGGTACTTGAAGGAAGCGGCACTTGGAGATGCAAACGAGGATGCTATCAATAATGGATCTATCTATG GAAAAGCAGCCCAACAAGTTCATGTTCCTGTCCCTGAAGGCTGCACTGACCCAAATGCAGCAAACTTTGATCCAACTGCTAGGAGCGACGACGGAAGCTGCATGTATCAGGATTAG
- the LOC113727177 gene encoding L-type lectin-domain containing receptor kinase IV.1-like, whose product MLILIKLILLVVSTLSGFASSQDLSITYNGFRSSNLSLDGIAEITPKGLLKLTNATRQEKGHAFFPNPVSFKDSPNASAFSFSTTFVFAILPEYPTLSGHGIAFVIAPTRGLPGALPSQYLGLFNESNTGNATNHVFAVELDTIQSSEFHDINDNHVGIDINGLTSTRAKPAGYYSDSDGKLQNLNLISGKAMQVWVDYDGTAKHINVTLAPIHATKPNQPLLSLSYDLSPVLNETMYIGFSSSTGSVLTSHCVLGWSFKMNGVAQGLDLSQLPKLPRNGPKEKSKVLTIGLPVILIVSLSIAISGIIYQVRTKKKFAEVLEDWERDYGPHRFKYKDLYIATKGFRDKELLGRGGFGRVYRGVLPSSKLEVAVKRVSHESRQGMKEFVAEIVSIGRLRHRNLVPLLGYCRRKAELLLVYEYMPNGSLDRYLYEQPNYTLNWNQRFRVIKGVASGLFYLHEGWEQIVIHRDVKASNVLLDGELNGRLGDFGLARLYDHGTDPQTTHVVGTLGYLAPEHARTGKATTGTDVYAFGAFLLEVVCGRRPIETQVPTEDAILVDWVFSCWNKGQVLEAVDSNMGLDYVREEVELVMKLGLLCSNSEPTARPSMRQVVLYLDGALALPDLCSLGISANGLSFANHEGFSDFALSYPSSMDKGSSYASSVTESLLSGGR is encoded by the coding sequence ATGTTGATTCTAATCAAGCTTATCCTGCTTGTGGTTTCCACTCTATCTGGCTTTGCATCTTCCCAGGACCTTAGTATCACCTACAATGGATTCCGGTCCTCGAACTTGAGCCTGGATGGCATAGCTGAAATCACACCAAAGGGCCTCTTGAAGCTAACCAATGCCACCAGGCAAGAGAAAGGTCATGCCTTCTTTCCTAATCCTGTCAGCTTCAAGGATTCACCTAATGCTTCTGCTTTCTCCTTTTCCACCACCTTCGTCTTCGCCATATTGCCCGAATATCCCACTTTGAGTGGTCATGGGATTGCTTTCGTAATTGCGCCAACACGAGGCCTTCCAGGAGCTCTTCCTAGTCAGTATCTCGGCCTCTTCAACGAATCCAACACTGGAAATGCGACCAATCATGTTTTTGCAGTGGAACTCGACACAATCCAAAGCAGCGAGTTCCATGATATTAATGATAACCACGTTGGGATCGACATCAATGGGCTGACCTCTACACGAGCAAAGCCAGCAGGTTACTATTCCGATAGCGATGGTAAGCTTCAGAATTTGAATCTTATTAGTGGTAAAGCAATGCAAGTTTGGGTGGATTATGATGGAACAGCCAAGCATATAAATGTCACATTAGCTCCAATACATGCTACTAAACCAAACCAACCTCTTTTATCTTTATCCTATGATCTTTCACCAGTACTAAATGAAACCATGTATATTGGTTTTTCATCATCCACCGGTTCTGTGCTGACATCCCATTGCGTCCTGGGATGGAGTTTCAagatgaatggtgtggctcaagGGCTTGATCTTTCTCAACTTCCTAAGCTCCCACGAAATGGGCCTAAGGAAAAATCCAAAGTTTTAACCATTGGTTTGCCTGTCATTTTGATTGTTTCTCTGTCAATTGCAATCTCTGGCATAATATATCAGGTGAGAACCAAGAAGAAGTTTGCAGAAGTGCTTGAGGATTGGGAGCGTGACTATGGCCCTCACAGATTCAAGTACAAAGATTTATATATCGCCACAAAAGGGTTCAGGGACAAGGAGTTACTGGGAAGAGGAGGTTTTGGAAGGGTATACCGAGGTGTCCTGCCTAGCTCCAAACTTGAGGTTGCTGTCAAGAGGGTGTCTCATGAATCCAGGCAAGGAATGAAGGAATTTGTGGCAGAAATTGTCAGCATAGGCCGGTTACGCCACAGAAATTTGGTTCCACTTTTAGGTTACTGCAGGCGAAAAGCTGAATTGCTATTGGTTTACGAATACATGCCAAATGGAAGCCTGGACAGGTATCTATACGAGCAGCCCAACTACACCCTGAATTGGAACCAAAGATTTCGAGTCATAAAAGGCGTTGCATCTGGATTGTTTTATCTACATGAAGGATGGGAACAAATAGTGATTCACAGAGATGTAAAGGCCAGCAACGTCCTGTTAGACGGTGAATTGAATGGAAGATTAGGAGATTTTGGGCTTGCGAGATTGTATGATCATGGGACAGACCCTCAAACAACTCACGTTGTTGGAACACTCGGGTACCTCGCGCCAGAGCATGCTAGAACTGGCAAGGCTACAACCGGCACAGATGTATACGCCTTTGGGGCCTTTTTGCTTGAGGTGGTTTGCGGTAGAAGGCCAATAGAAACACAAGTCCCGACAGAGGATGCCATTTTGGTTGATTGGGTATTTTCTTGCTGGAACAAGGGGCAAGTTCTTGAAGCTGTTGATTCAAACATGGGACTAGATTATGTCAGAGAGGAGGTGGAACTGGTTATGAAGCTTGGATTGTTGTGCTCGAACTCAGAGCCCACAGCAAGGCCAAGCATGCGTCAAGTTGTTCTATATTTGGATGGCGCTTTGGCACTGCCAGATTTATGCTCACTTGGGATTTCTGCCAATGGCTTATCCTTTGCAAATCATGAAGGTTTCAGTGATTTTGCCTTATCATATCCATCTTCAATGGACAAGGGATCTTCATATGCTTCTTCTGTTACGGAATCGCTGCTATCTGGAGGTCGCTGA
- the LOC113723038 gene encoding L-type lectin-domain containing receptor kinase IV.1-like, with product MSLKTTLVLVVACILAESAASNDPGFSYNGFQSANMILDGAARIRRNGILELTNTSDSKTGGMGHAFFPNPINFKNTSNSSAFSFYTYFVFAMVPKFPTLAGGHGIVFVIAPTRGLPGAQSKGFLGLFNESNNGNATNHVFGVELDTDETNDFGDINGNHVGIDINSLRSKAAKPAGYQASNGSDLDLSLTSGQPIQIWVEYNGLDKQIDVTLAPLSQGKPNASLLTLSYDLSPILKRKMYVGFSSSTGSRPTSHYILGWSFQINGIAQRLDLSRLPKLPRVGKKEASQLLTIGLPLICVISTSTAISGVVYYVRRKRKFAEVVEEWELAYGPHRFRYKDLYIATKGFKDKDLLGAGGFGKVYRGVLPTNNIEVAVKKVSHESRQGIREFVAEIVSIGRLRHRNLVPLLGYCRRKSELLLVYEFMSNGSLDRFLYNQKDYTLNWNERFQVIKGVASGLLYLHEEWEQVVIHRDVKASNVLLDGELNGRLGDFGLARLYDHGTAPQTTHVVGTLGYLAPELNRRGKATTGTDVYAFGAFMLEVACGRRPIEPAAPTEDVVLVDRVYSCWNRGEILEAVDPKLGADYVIEEVELVLKLGLLCSHSEPTARPSMRQVLLYLECSAEPPKLPSLGITANGLASAGYDGSNDFISSYPSSADKACSKSSSIIADSVLSDGC from the coding sequence ATGTCACTCAAAACAACATTAGTACTGGTGGTGGCGTGTATACTGGCTGAAAGCGCAGCTTCGAACGATCCCGGATTCAGCTATAATGGGTTCCAATCAGCGAACATGATTCTTGATGGAGCAGCAAGAATCAGAAGAAATGGCATCCTTGAGCTGACCAACACATCTGACTCCAAAACAGGAGGCATGGGGCATGCCTTTTTTCCCAATCCCAtcaatttcaaaaacacctcTAACAGTTCAGCTTTCTCCTTTTACACCTACTTTGTCTTCGCTATGGTGCCAAAATTTCCAACCCTGGCAGGTGGTCACGGGATTGTTTTCGTGATTGCACCAACAAGAGGTCTTCCAGGGGCTCAATCGAAGGGGTTCTTGGGCCTGTTCAATGAGAGCAACAATGGCAATGCCACTAATCACGTTTTCGGGGTGGAGCTGGACACTGACGAGACCAATGACTTCGGTGATATCAATGGCAATCATGTTGGCATAGATATTAACAGTTTAAGGTCTAAAGCAGCAAAGCCAGCAGGATACCAGGCTAGTAATGGTTCAGATTTAGATTTAAGTCTTACTAGTGGCCAGCCAATTCAAATTTGGGTGGAATATAATGGGTTGGATAAGCAAATAGATGTTACATTAGCTCCGCTGTCACAAGGTAAGCCAAATGCTTCTCTCTTGACTCTGTCCTACGATCTTTCGCCAATATTGAAGAGGAAAATGTATGTTGGATTCTCATCATCCACGGGTTCACGACCAACATCCCATTATATCCTGGGATGGAGCTTCCAGATAAATGGGATTGCACAAAGGCTCGATCTCAGTAGGCTTCCAAAGCTTCCTCGAGTTGGAAAAAAGGAGGCGTCTCAACTTTTGACAATCGGCTTGCCCCTGATTTGCGTAATCTCAACATCAACTGCGATCTCAGGAGTAGTTTACTATGTAAGGAGGAAGAGGAAGTTTGCAGAAGTGGTGGAAGAATGGGAACTTGCTTACGGACCACACAGGTTCAGGTACAAAGATTTATACATTGCCACCAAAGGGTTTAAAGATAAAGATTTACTAGGTGCAGGAGGGTTTGGAAAGGTCTACAGAGGAGTTCTGCCAACAAACAACATTGAGGTTGCCGTCAAGAAGGTATCTCATGAATCAAGACAGGGAATAAGAGAATTTGTGGCTGAAATAGTTAGTATTGGCCGTCTGCGCCATCGAAATCTGGTGCCACTCTTGGGTTATTGTCGGCGCAAGAGCGAGTTGCTTTTGGTCTACGAATTCATGTCCAATGGGAGTCTGGACAGGTTCTTATACAACCAGAAGGATTACACCCTCAATTGGAACGAAAGATTTCAAGTTATTAAAGGTGTAGCATCTGGATTGCTTTATCTACATGAGGAATGGGAGCAAGTAGTTATTCACAGGGATGTAAAAGCTAGCAATGTATTATTAGACGGTGAATTGAATGGAAGGTTAGGAGATTTCGGGCTTGCAAGGTTATATGATCATGGAACTGCCCCACAAACTACCCATGTAGTGGGGACTCTTGGTTACCTTGCCCCTGAGCTTAATAGAAGGGGAAAGGCCACAACAGGCACGGATGTTTATGCATTCGGGGCCTTTATGCTTGAGGTTGCCTGCGGGAGGAGGCCAATCGAGCCAGCAGCGCCCACGGAGGATGTGGTTTTGGTTGATCGCGTGTATTCATGCTGGAatagaggtgaaattcttgaggCGGTTGATCCAAAATTGGGAGCTGATTATGTGATTGAGGAGGTGGAATTGGTGTTGAAGCTAGGTCTGTTATGCTCGCATTCTGAGCCCACTGCTCGGCCAAGCATGCGGCAAGTTTTGCTCTACTTGGAATGCTCTGCGGAACCACCTAAATTGCCATCTCTTGGTATTACTGCAAATGGCTTGGCATCTGCAGGTTATGATGGCTCTAATGATTTTATTAGCTCCTATCCATCTTCGGCGGATAAGGCATGTTCTAAATCTTCTTCTATCATTGCTGATTCTGTTCTTTCTGATGGCTGCTGA